A single region of the Triticum dicoccoides isolate Atlit2015 ecotype Zavitan chromosome 2B, WEW_v2.0, whole genome shotgun sequence genome encodes:
- the LOC119364566 gene encoding protein FATTY ACID EXPORT 1, chloroplastic-like, with the protein MIKSPVSPSQSHMAVAAAQLRGSATVAQRHVAFRVPSSCRWQRHPLAGSLKLSVSTSGVGGKPFGFSAKIATKCANENTRTEELNSRSDQAGEHVEAVEDVTPPKRSAKIHDFCFGIPFGGLLFCMGLLGYFFSRSTVSLVLGVAPGLATLLLGTLSLNFWRSGRSSFLFILGQAAISAVLAWKYSHAYLLTNRILPWGFYASLSTAMACFYAYVLLAGGNPPPKKLALAPSS; encoded by the exons ATGATAAAAAGTCCTGTTTCACCGTCTCAATCCCACATGGCGGTAGCGGCGGCGCAGCTCCGTGGATCAGCCACGGTCGCTCAGAGGCATGTAGCCTTCAGAGTACCCTCCTCCTGCCGGTGGCAACGTCACCCTCTCGCTGGTTCACTAAAG CTTTCAGTTTCTACCAGTGGAGTGGGTGGGAAGCCGTTTGGTTTTAGTGCCAAAATTGCAACAAAATGTGCAAATGAGAACACTCGGACTGAAGAGTTGAACTCGAGATCAGATCAAGCAGGCGAACATGTAGAAGCAGTTGAAGATGTGACTCCCCCAAAGAGGAGTGCTAAGATCCATGATTTTTGTTTTGGGATTCCTTTTG GTGGTCTTTTGTTCTGCATGGGGCTTCTAGGCTACTTCTTCTCTAGGAGTACTGTAAGTCTTGTCCTAGGTGTTGCACCTGGGCTTGCTACGCTCCTTCTTGGTACCCTCAGTTTAAACTTTTGGAGGAGTGGAAGATCCAGCTTCCTGTTTATATTGGGCCAAGCAG CAATTTCTGCTGTCCTTGCATGGAAGTATTCCCATGCATACTTACTG ACAAATAGAATTCTTCCTTGGGGCTTCTACGCTTCACTGAG CACTGCGATGGCTTGTTTCTATGCGTACGTGCTGCTTGCTGGAGGAAACCCACCACCCAAGAAGTTGGCGCTGGCACCATCATCGTAG